The following coding sequences lie in one Moritella sp. F3 genomic window:
- a CDS encoding YdiY family protein: protein MTNYAYPIALFITALSMTSPSFAQLSSPSTLSTLSSNDAPLPITIKATDDWVQLISGETLKGELIGTIEKNQNSFDQTIEFDSDDLGDQEIDLEDIKTLKTAHSFKVLLNSGEVHTGALLITGDTLIISNKVQTRVPVNQVVSIYRGVDTEREHWDVDFFIGANFSKGNTDELSIATSVDAERKTVKSRVLLRYASNIAESAGENTARNHIVDGSYDINLSPRLFLRPIKMTVDSDKFQNIAYRINGSMQVGYFLFTQSNFEWDVSLGPGIQYTLFDTVQEGDSDDEMSPTALMSSKIDYELSENIDLSHTYDLNWSTHSAGGIRHTNNLGLDIEMIEDLDFSIKLVWDHLSNPKANSSNITPQKDDYKLNFGLSFAF from the coding sequence ATGACGAATTATGCTTATCCCATTGCTTTATTTATTACTGCTCTGAGTATGACGAGTCCGAGCTTTGCTCAACTTTCCAGTCCTTCAACTCTTTCCACACTATCATCCAATGATGCGCCTTTGCCTATCACGATTAAAGCGACAGATGATTGGGTTCAACTGATTTCCGGCGAAACACTCAAAGGCGAATTAATTGGTACGATTGAGAAAAATCAAAATTCTTTCGATCAAACGATTGAGTTTGATAGTGATGATCTTGGCGATCAGGAAATTGATTTAGAAGATATCAAAACCCTGAAAACTGCGCATTCATTCAAGGTATTGTTGAATTCTGGTGAAGTGCACACCGGCGCTCTTTTAATTACAGGAGACACTTTAATTATCAGTAATAAAGTTCAAACTCGGGTGCCTGTTAACCAGGTCGTGTCTATTTATCGCGGCGTCGATACTGAGCGAGAACATTGGGACGTTGATTTTTTTATCGGCGCGAATTTTAGTAAAGGTAATACTGATGAATTGTCCATCGCCACTAGTGTCGATGCTGAACGTAAAACAGTTAAATCAAGGGTGCTATTGCGATACGCAAGTAACATCGCGGAAAGCGCCGGTGAAAATACCGCTAGAAATCATATAGTCGATGGCTCTTATGACATTAACTTGAGCCCTCGTCTCTTTCTCCGACCTATAAAAATGACGGTAGATAGCGATAAATTTCAAAACATTGCCTATCGTATTAATGGCTCTATGCAGGTTGGTTATTTTCTGTTTACGCAATCAAATTTTGAATGGGATGTGTCGCTCGGACCTGGTATTCAATATACGCTCTTTGACACAGTGCAAGAGGGCGACTCTGATGATGAAATGAGCCCGACTGCATTAATGAGTTCTAAAATAGACTATGAATTATCTGAAAACATCGACCTTAGCCATACTTACGATCTTAACTGGTCCACACACTCAGCTGGTGGGATTAGACACACTAATAACTTAGGCTTAGATATTGAAATGATAGAGGACTTAGATTTTAGTATTAAACTTGTGTGGGATCACCTTTCTAACCCTAAAGCAAATTCAAGTAATATAACGCCACAGAAAGATGACTATAAACTGAATTTCGGGCTATCGTTTGCTTTTTAG
- a CDS encoding PepSY domain-containing protein, with protein MSKINTLDHNATANSEALVRSKHRYFLTWRWHFYAGLFVVPFMLMLSLTGLVMLFDDEIEFSRYQSVLEVVPQTSTVAVSTQIDNVLLAYPDATMTQFVPAPSPDLANRFSITLDTGKTIFVTVNQYSGDIIGSIDRSDSWYQLANDIHGTLLLGDWGDYLIEIAASLGVILLVTGVYLWIPRDKASKAGFLHIRTTNGTRILMRDLHANIGGLLSFVLLFFFISGLAWASVWGGKFVQAWSSFPAEKWDNVPLSSQNHASMNHGSEEEMPWNLEQTLVPKSHDHAAMLAAMSAENMNMASQWRVDDVLAQAKTLGFTQFKLNFPGADTGVYTLAANTMSGDITDPRLDRTTHIDQYSGEVLADVTWNEYNPMAKFMAAGIALHQGDVSVLNKIVNVLFCLAFVFIAISGGVMWWIRRPKGKKVLGAPPRFEHEGVWKVGLITILALSVMLPLAGGTIALVLLIDWLVINRVSKMKVAFN; from the coding sequence ATGTCGAAAATTAATACGCTTGACCATAACGCTACAGCGAATAGCGAGGCTCTTGTACGCTCAAAACACCGTTACTTTTTAACGTGGCGCTGGCACTTTTATGCAGGACTGTTTGTTGTACCATTTATGTTGATGTTGAGTTTAACGGGTCTGGTCATGTTGTTCGATGATGAGATTGAATTTAGCCGTTACCAGTCAGTATTGGAAGTCGTTCCACAAACCTCAACAGTGGCTGTTTCTACGCAAATTGATAATGTATTACTCGCTTATCCCGATGCAACCATGACGCAGTTCGTGCCTGCACCTAGCCCTGACTTGGCTAATCGATTTTCCATTACTCTCGATACAGGTAAGACGATATTTGTGACGGTTAATCAATATAGTGGCGACATTATAGGTTCGATAGATCGCAGTGATAGTTGGTATCAACTCGCTAATGATATTCACGGTACTTTGCTGTTAGGTGATTGGGGGGACTATCTGATTGAAATAGCCGCAAGCTTGGGCGTGATCTTATTAGTGACAGGTGTCTATTTATGGATACCAAGAGATAAAGCCAGCAAAGCCGGTTTCCTTCACATTAGAACGACAAATGGCACTCGTATATTGATGCGTGACTTACATGCCAATATTGGCGGACTATTGTCTTTTGTCTTGTTGTTTTTCTTTATCTCCGGTTTAGCATGGGCAAGTGTCTGGGGTGGCAAGTTTGTGCAGGCGTGGAGTAGTTTTCCAGCAGAGAAATGGGATAATGTGCCACTTTCTAGTCAAAACCACGCATCAATGAATCACGGCAGTGAAGAAGAAATGCCATGGAACTTAGAGCAAACGTTAGTCCCTAAGTCACATGATCATGCCGCGATGTTGGCGGCCATGTCAGCTGAGAATATGAACATGGCTTCTCAATGGCGCGTTGATGATGTATTGGCGCAAGCTAAAACCCTTGGCTTTACCCAGTTTAAACTGAACTTTCCGGGGGCAGATACTGGGGTTTATACCTTGGCGGCAAATACTATGAGCGGTGATATTACCGATCCTCGGTTGGATAGGACTACCCATATTGACCAATATTCGGGTGAGGTTTTAGCCGATGTTACTTGGAACGAATATAACCCCATGGCGAAGTTTATGGCTGCTGGTATCGCCCTGCATCAAGGTGACGTCAGTGTATTGAATAAAATAGTGAATGTACTATTTTGTTTGGCTTTTGTATTCATCGCCATTTCAGGTGGCGTGATGTGGTGGATACGCCGACCTAAGGGTAAAAAAGTGCTAGGTGCTCCGCCCCGATTTGAGCATGAAGGTGTTTGGAAAGTGGGGTTGATTACGATCTTAGCCCTATCAGTTATGTTACCGCTGGCTGGTGGTACTATCGCCTTGGTATTACTGATTGATTGGCTGGTCATTAATCGAGTGAGTAAAATGAAAGTGGCATTTAATTAG
- a CDS encoding sporulation protein, translating into MFKNISAALGFGGAKVDTILDHNEVLQGGLVSGHVKVLGGNVDQSIEAITICLMTKVKQEIDDNIEFVDHELAQYRIADAFDAKADTEYRFDFEFDLHPEAPITTLAVSNNQCAVWLDTELDIDYAIDASDKDVIHVLPLPTIAGIISKLIEDKDLKLVKTDMESGSISMSGFTNESGAYQEIEFRKSSIFSRGELELSFAIKGDTIYGLAEIDRVLRGDTYKSFDISIHASDAEIDDLVDYLI; encoded by the coding sequence ATGTTCAAAAATATATCAGCAGCACTGGGTTTTGGTGGGGCAAAAGTAGATACCATTCTCGATCATAATGAAGTGCTTCAAGGTGGTCTGGTATCAGGTCATGTAAAAGTACTCGGCGGTAACGTAGATCAAAGCATTGAAGCCATCACGATTTGTTTAATGACTAAAGTGAAACAAGAAATCGATGATAATATTGAATTTGTTGACCATGAATTAGCACAGTACCGTATTGCAGACGCGTTTGATGCTAAGGCAGATACTGAGTATCGTTTTGATTTTGAATTTGATTTACACCCGGAAGCGCCGATCACGACTCTGGCTGTGAGTAACAACCAATGCGCTGTTTGGTTGGATACTGAACTTGATATTGATTATGCTATTGATGCAAGCGATAAGGACGTTATTCATGTTCTCCCTTTACCTACTATCGCAGGTATTATTAGTAAACTTATCGAAGATAAAGACTTAAAACTCGTTAAAACTGACATGGAATCTGGCAGTATTTCGATGTCTGGATTTACCAACGAGTCTGGTGCATATCAAGAAATAGAATTTCGTAAAAGCAGTATATTTAGTCGTGGTGAACTCGAGCTTAGCTTTGCAATCAAGGGGGATACTATTTACGGTTTAGCCGAGATTGATCGTGTGTTAAGAGGTGATACTTATAAAAGTTTTGATATCTCAATTCACGCATCTGATGCTGAAATTGACGACCTAGTCGATTACTTGATTTAA
- the betI gene encoding transcriptional regulator BetI codes for MPRPEMKTVRQQQLIDATLISVERHGLHHTTINTISGLAGLSSGLISHYFGGKQGLIEATLKYLLEELKQALLSRILGKNLSPAQRLSMIVESNFTEFQRSTAATKTWLSFWSQAVHDPGLARLQNINCKRLYSNLAFSFKQLMPEETAINCAKQAAAMIDGFWLRSALSHDPEQEFEQAQILCKAFIEAVITPHGENQCR; via the coding sequence ATGCCAAGACCTGAAATGAAAACTGTGAGGCAACAACAACTGATCGACGCGACGTTGATCTCGGTTGAACGTCACGGTTTACACCACACAACAATTAACACCATTAGTGGATTAGCTGGATTATCATCTGGCCTTATCAGCCATTATTTTGGTGGTAAACAAGGTCTGATTGAAGCAACACTCAAATATCTACTCGAAGAACTAAAGCAAGCATTGTTAAGTCGCATCTTAGGTAAAAACTTATCTCCAGCGCAGCGCTTGTCAATGATCGTCGAATCTAATTTTACTGAATTTCAACGTTCGACCGCTGCAACAAAAACCTGGTTAAGTTTCTGGTCACAAGCAGTACATGATCCAGGATTAGCCAGACTGCAAAATATTAATTGCAAACGCTTGTATAGCAACCTGGCCTTTTCATTCAAACAACTCATGCCAGAGGAGACTGCTATTAATTGTGCTAAACAAGCTGCAGCGATGATTGATGGTTTCTGGTTACGCAGTGCATTAAGCCATGATCCTGAACAAGAATTCGAACAAGCCCAAATCTTATGTAAAGCCTTTATCGAGGCGGTGATCACACCGCACGGAGAAAATCAATGTCGTTAA
- the betB gene encoding betaine-aldehyde dehydrogenase, with the protein MSLITYQNYVHGQSIANETGETFDVINPATGEVSYLVEVADASVQQAAIDSAKAGFATWSKMTPMERSRILLKAVALLRERNDELAAIEVHDTGKPWQEASVVDVVTGADSIEFFAGLAPSIEGNQQQVGDDFYYTRREPLGICAGIGAWNYPLQIACWKAAPALACGNVMIFKPSEETPRGAIKLAEVFTDAGVPHGVFNVVQGDGRVGAWLTTHDEIAKVSFTGEVGTGKKVMAAAAGSLKEVTMELGGKSPLIIFDDADIDNAVSAAMLANFYTQGEVCTNGTRVFVQDAIYPRFIEKLRQRTENNIICGDPMDPETNFGALISKDHQEKVLNFIEIGKSEGAELLTGGHALKPDNAPNGYFVAPTIFTQCTDEMTLSKEEIFGPVMSVFTFSDEDEVVRRANDTRLGLAAGVFTQDITRAHRVIHQMEAGICWINAYGASPAEMPVGGYKMSGIGRENGSETLKAYTQIKAVYVGMQPLESPF; encoded by the coding sequence ATGTCGTTAATTACTTATCAAAATTATGTCCACGGACAGTCTATCGCCAATGAAACGGGTGAAACCTTTGACGTTATCAATCCTGCCACCGGAGAGGTGAGTTATTTAGTTGAAGTTGCAGATGCAAGTGTTCAGCAAGCTGCCATTGACAGTGCTAAAGCAGGTTTTGCAACGTGGTCAAAAATGACGCCGATGGAGCGTAGCCGTATTTTATTAAAAGCAGTGGCTTTGTTACGTGAACGTAATGATGAGTTAGCAGCTATCGAAGTACACGACACCGGTAAACCTTGGCAAGAAGCCTCTGTAGTTGATGTCGTGACTGGTGCTGATTCAATCGAATTTTTTGCCGGTCTTGCACCAAGCATTGAAGGTAATCAACAGCAGGTTGGTGATGATTTTTACTATACCCGTCGTGAGCCTCTAGGCATCTGCGCTGGTATTGGCGCTTGGAACTACCCGCTACAAATTGCCTGCTGGAAAGCTGCACCGGCACTAGCTTGTGGTAATGTCATGATCTTCAAACCATCAGAAGAAACACCACGTGGTGCGATAAAATTAGCAGAAGTATTTACCGATGCAGGCGTACCTCATGGCGTATTTAACGTTGTGCAAGGTGATGGCCGCGTAGGCGCTTGGTTAACGACGCATGACGAGATTGCGAAAGTATCTTTCACAGGTGAAGTGGGTACAGGCAAAAAAGTAATGGCTGCCGCTGCTGGATCATTGAAAGAAGTGACGATGGAACTCGGTGGTAAATCACCGCTAATTATCTTTGATGACGCCGATATTGATAACGCTGTATCCGCTGCAATGTTAGCGAACTTCTATACCCAAGGTGAAGTATGCACCAACGGTACGCGTGTATTTGTGCAAGATGCCATTTATCCACGTTTTATCGAAAAACTACGTCAACGCACAGAGAACAACATTATCTGTGGTGATCCGATGGATCCAGAGACTAACTTTGGTGCCTTAATATCGAAAGATCATCAAGAAAAAGTGCTTAACTTTATCGAAATTGGCAAATCAGAAGGGGCTGAACTGCTTACCGGTGGTCATGCTTTAAAACCTGACAATGCACCAAATGGTTATTTTGTTGCACCCACTATTTTTACTCAGTGCACTGATGAAATGACACTAAGCAAAGAAGAGATTTTTGGTCCTGTGATGTCGGTATTTACCTTCTCAGATGAAGATGAAGTCGTACGCCGTGCTAATGACACGCGTTTGGGCTTAGCTGCGGGTGTATTCACTCAAGACATTACCCGTGCTCACCGTGTTATTCATCAAATGGAAGCGGGTATCTGTTGGATTAATGCGTATGGCGCTTCACCTGCAGAAATGCCTGTTGGCGGTTATAAGATGTCAGGTATTGGCCGCGAGAATGGCAGTGAAACGTTAAAAGCATATACCCAGATTAAAGCTGTGTATGTTGGTATGCAACCACTTGAAAGCCCATTTTAA
- the betA gene encoding choline dehydrogenase has product MTTSQGLYDYIIVGAGSAGCVLANRLSADPANKVLLLETGGSDKSIFIQMPTALSIPMNSNKYAWQFETQAEPTLDNRRMHCPRGKVLGGSSSINGMVYVRGHARDFDEWQQSGAKNWDYSNCLPYFKKAESWAFGGDEYRGDNGPLAVNNGNNMKNPLYKAFVDAGVDAGYMATNDYNGKQQEGFGPMHMTIKKGVRWSTANAYLRPAMQRSNLTVITHALVHKVVFEGKQAVGIEFERKGKLTTLHCNKEVILSAGSVGSPHILQLSGIGKASTLADAGIEQIHELPGVGENLQDHLEFYFQFKCLKPISLNGKLDPLNKLFIGARWFFNKSGLGATNHFESCGFIRSKPGLEWPDLQYHFLPAAMRYDGKEAFAGHGFQVHVGHNKPKSRGFVKVVSKDAHVAPHIQFNYLSEAEDIEAFRACVRLTREIINQPGLDEFRGEEIQPGTAIQTDEEIDSFVRSTVESAYHPSCSCKMGEDAMAVVDSDTKVHGIDGLRVVDSSIFPTIPNGNLNSPTIMLAERAADIILGNTMLKADETTVTVAPEWQSTQRLQQPKRQPA; this is encoded by the coding sequence ATGACTACATCACAAGGATTGTACGATTACATTATTGTTGGCGCGGGTAGTGCTGGTTGTGTATTAGCGAATCGTTTATCTGCCGATCCAGCCAACAAAGTATTACTGCTAGAAACGGGTGGCAGTGACAAGAGTATTTTTATTCAAATGCCTACTGCGTTATCTATTCCGATGAACAGTAATAAATACGCATGGCAGTTTGAAACCCAAGCGGAACCGACGTTAGACAACCGTCGTATGCATTGTCCTCGAGGCAAGGTATTAGGCGGCTCATCTTCTATTAACGGCATGGTTTACGTGCGTGGTCATGCGCGTGATTTTGACGAATGGCAGCAGTCAGGCGCGAAAAATTGGGATTATAGCAATTGCTTACCTTATTTTAAAAAAGCGGAAAGCTGGGCATTTGGCGGTGATGAATACCGTGGTGACAATGGACCACTTGCCGTTAATAACGGTAACAACATGAAAAACCCGTTATATAAAGCGTTTGTTGATGCGGGTGTTGATGCCGGTTACATGGCAACGAATGACTACAACGGTAAACAGCAAGAGGGTTTTGGCCCAATGCACATGACCATTAAAAAAGGTGTGCGTTGGTCGACTGCAAATGCGTATTTAAGACCCGCTATGCAACGTAGTAATTTAACGGTGATCACCCATGCTTTGGTACACAAAGTCGTGTTTGAAGGTAAACAAGCTGTTGGTATCGAGTTTGAACGTAAGGGCAAACTAACGACTTTACATTGTAATAAAGAAGTCATCTTGTCTGCTGGTTCTGTTGGTTCACCGCATATTCTGCAGTTATCGGGTATCGGTAAAGCAAGTACCTTAGCTGATGCGGGTATTGAGCAAATACATGAACTGCCAGGCGTTGGTGAGAACTTACAGGATCATCTTGAGTTTTACTTCCAATTTAAATGCCTTAAACCGATTTCATTGAACGGTAAATTAGACCCATTAAATAAACTCTTTATTGGTGCGCGTTGGTTCTTTAATAAATCGGGTTTAGGCGCGACGAATCACTTTGAGTCTTGTGGTTTTATTCGTTCAAAACCGGGTTTAGAGTGGCCTGATCTACAGTATCATTTTTTACCAGCTGCAATGCGTTATGACGGTAAAGAAGCGTTTGCGGGTCATGGTTTTCAGGTGCATGTTGGCCACAACAAACCCAAGAGCCGTGGTTTTGTCAAAGTCGTATCAAAAGATGCGCACGTGGCACCACATATTCAGTTTAACTATCTGTCTGAAGCCGAAGATATTGAAGCGTTTCGAGCGTGTGTACGCTTAACACGTGAAATAATCAATCAACCTGGGCTAGACGAATTCCGCGGTGAAGAGATCCAGCCTGGTACTGCGATCCAAACAGATGAAGAGATTGACAGCTTTGTGAGAAGTACGGTTGAAAGTGCTTACCATCCTTCTTGTTCGTGCAAGATGGGTGAAGACGCGATGGCTGTCGTTGATTCAGACACCAAGGTGCATGGTATTGACGGGTTAAGGGTGGTTGACTCCTCTATTTTTCCGACTATTCCAAATGGCAATTTGAACTCGCCAACGATCATGTTAGCTGAGCGCGCAGCAGATATTATCTTGGGTAATACTATGCTCAAAGCTGATGAGACGACAGTGACAGTTGCGCCAGAATGGCAGAGTACACAACGATTACAACAACCAAAACGACAGCCTGCTTAA
- a CDS encoding BCCT family transporter, which produces MTTWLTIGILFTFAAIAFVIYRWGNVKCVGVTPVRTFTFIAILFTSGLDVGLIMFPLTEFAGYANLTASPEYSFSNPLAIEFGFWAFLIWAFYFLTCFYFCVIEPRVKFFEIPLIKFINNFIIIGTCAFTAYLLLTNLPWYLPELGDGETIVGSFYLIVFVVIAAAVYSSTSIRYVRILSLASTWLFLGLIVLMWAGAFLSEGSSVSEFATTFALLGDYFGNLHHFVLPMNDYHEFYLFWWFSWSIMIGQFTSRFVGGMKTYQVLIAMMVFPSIPIAVWFSVLYYYSVNEIATTGFYNLAMILVGITFVINSLDSLVRLYTDNLNLTVARFGKAKYIIGNVALMSGLTLLFKLDFLQIQWVGALAIALILGCFVYIIAKKYKQVAAIEHSPKENEIDFDKIELAN; this is translated from the coding sequence ATGACTACTTGGCTTACGATAGGTATTTTGTTTACCTTTGCTGCAATTGCATTTGTGATTTACCGTTGGGGTAATGTTAAGTGCGTAGGTGTAACACCGGTGCGTACATTTACCTTTATTGCTATTTTGTTTACTTCAGGACTAGACGTGGGACTGATCATGTTCCCACTGACTGAGTTTGCTGGTTATGCGAACCTTACTGCAAGTCCTGAATACAGCTTTAGTAATCCACTGGCGATTGAGTTTGGGTTCTGGGCATTCTTAATTTGGGCGTTCTACTTTTTAACGTGTTTCTATTTTTGCGTTATTGAACCAAGAGTTAAATTCTTTGAGATCCCACTGATTAAATTCATCAACAACTTTATCATTATTGGTACGTGTGCCTTTACTGCTTACTTGTTACTGACTAACTTACCTTGGTATTTACCTGAATTAGGTGATGGCGAAACGATAGTGGGTAGCTTCTACCTGATTGTATTTGTCGTTATCGCAGCAGCGGTTTATTCAAGCACGAGCATTCGTTATGTTCGTATCTTAAGTTTAGCCAGTACCTGGTTGTTTTTAGGCCTGATTGTCTTAATGTGGGCGGGTGCGTTCTTATCTGAAGGTTCAAGCGTAAGCGAATTTGCCACTACTTTTGCTTTACTGGGGGATTACTTTGGTAACTTACATCACTTTGTTCTACCGATGAATGATTATCATGAATTTTACTTATTCTGGTGGTTCTCTTGGAGCATCATGATTGGTCAATTCACGTCTCGTTTTGTTGGTGGCATGAAAACCTATCAAGTACTGATTGCGATGATGGTATTCCCGTCGATTCCAATCGCAGTATGGTTCTCGGTACTTTACTATTACAGCGTTAATGAAATCGCGACAACAGGTTTCTATAACTTAGCAATGATATTAGTGGGCATCACCTTTGTGATTAACTCGCTGGATTCATTGGTACGACTTTATACTGATAATTTAAACTTAACCGTAGCACGTTTTGGTAAAGCTAAATACATCATAGGTAACGTGGCGCTGATGAGTGGCTTAACGTTATTGTTCAAATTGGATTTCTTACAAATTCAATGGGTTGGTGCATTAGCTATCGCGCTTATTCTGGGTTGTTTCGTGTATATTATCGCGAAAAAATATAAACAGGTTGCGGCGATTGAACATTCACCAAAAGAGAATGAAATCGATTTCGATAAAATCGAATTAGCTAACTAG
- a CDS encoding MarR family winged helix-turn-helix transcriptional regulator — MEKYEELLVSLRQVIRAIDIHSRKLNKQSGLTGPQLMVMQNIALLDAPLAKDIAKEIALSAATVTTIIDRLESRELVIRTRSQTDKRKVHLSLSEAGITLLSSSPKPLQDHFITRYQNLEEWEQSQLLSAVERIASMMDAEKLDAAPVLLVGQIQAEE, encoded by the coding sequence ATGGAAAAGTACGAAGAATTATTAGTGTCATTACGCCAAGTGATCAGAGCTATTGATATACATTCTCGCAAGTTGAATAAACAATCGGGTTTAACCGGACCACAGCTCATGGTAATGCAAAATATTGCTTTACTCGATGCACCACTAGCGAAAGATATTGCCAAAGAAATCGCGCTCAGTGCAGCGACTGTGACGACGATTATAGATCGCCTTGAGAGTCGAGAATTGGTGATCAGAACGCGCAGTCAAACCGATAAACGGAAAGTGCATTTGTCATTAAGTGAAGCAGGTATCACTTTGCTAAGCAGTTCACCGAAACCATTACAGGACCACTTCATTACGCGTTATCAAAACCTTGAAGAGTGGGAACAGAGTCAGCTATTATCCGCTGTCGAACGTATTGCCTCGATGATGGATGCAGAAAAATTAGATGCTGCGCCAGTGTTATTAGTTGGTCAAATACAGGCCGAAGAATAA
- a CDS encoding ABC transporter substrate-binding protein: MRKTFATTLFLASTSLSTFANASECGTVTIADMSWNSATIIANIDRFILEHGFGCDAELVPGDTMATGTAMIEKGQPDIAPEFWSNAMKSALDKGVEEGRIRYAGATLTDGGEEGFWVPAYMVEKDPSLATIAGIKANAKLFKHPEDPEKSAFMICPSGWNCQITTTNLYQALNLADDGFDLIDPGSGAGLSGSIAKAYERKEAWFGYYWAPTAVLGKYNMVKVDFGSGIDEKHFKECITQDDCLDPKPTMFPPSAVDTVVTEKFAARAPEALAYLNARAFKNAQMNELLAWMEDEQADGEYSVEHFLTNYEDTWSQWVDSATAKKIKKAVSEL, encoded by the coding sequence ATGCGGAAGACTTTCGCTACGACTCTATTTCTCGCTTCTACCTCTCTTTCTACCTTCGCTAATGCAAGTGAATGCGGCACTGTTACTATTGCCGACATGAGCTGGAATTCAGCAACTATTATCGCTAATATTGATCGCTTCATTCTTGAGCATGGCTTTGGCTGTGATGCTGAACTTGTCCCTGGTGATACCATGGCAACAGGTACGGCTATGATTGAAAAAGGTCAGCCGGATATTGCCCCTGAGTTTTGGAGCAATGCAATGAAATCAGCGCTCGATAAAGGTGTTGAAGAAGGCCGTATTCGTTATGCCGGTGCGACATTGACTGATGGTGGTGAAGAGGGCTTTTGGGTTCCTGCCTACATGGTTGAGAAAGATCCTAGCTTAGCGACAATTGCAGGGATCAAAGCTAACGCTAAACTGTTCAAACACCCTGAAGACCCAGAAAAATCAGCCTTTATGATTTGTCCATCGGGTTGGAATTGTCAAATCACCACAACGAACCTATACCAAGCATTGAATCTTGCTGATGATGGCTTTGATTTAATTGATCCTGGTTCCGGCGCGGGCTTATCAGGTTCGATTGCTAAAGCGTATGAACGTAAAGAAGCTTGGTTTGGTTATTACTGGGCGCCAACGGCTGTATTGGGTAAATACAATATGGTTAAAGTTGATTTTGGTTCAGGCATCGATGAGAAACATTTTAAAGAATGTATTACTCAAGACGATTGTTTAGATCCTAAACCGACCATGTTCCCACCTTCTGCAGTTGATACTGTTGTGACTGAAAAGTTTGCAGCAAGAGCGCCTGAAGCACTGGCTTATCTTAATGCGCGTGCATTTAAGAATGCGCAAATGAATGAACTACTTGCTTGGATGGAAGACGAGCAAGCAGATGGTGAATACAGTGTTGAACATTTCTTAACAAACTATGAAGATACCTGGTCTCAGTGGGTTGATTCAGCTACCGCAAAAAAAATCAAGAAAGCAGTGTCAGAACTATAG
- a CDS encoding proline/glycine betaine ABC transporter permease encodes MSDSSWLSEIPQLDRRQLLDIRKTLDGAYRSFSREYGDSIEAFFDPLLTFLIWFEKLLLGSPWWLVIGVLAVFAYAASRSWKLTLGVVVAFFLIGFFGMWDNTMRTMSIILVSTLLAVLIGIPIGIWMSRSDRVQSSVTPILDIMQTMPAFVYLIPVVMLLGIGKIPGVIAVIIYAVPPVIRLTNLGIRLVDKEVLEAATAYGASPMQRLFGVQLPLAMPNIMAGINQTIMMALAMVVIASMIGVKGLGQPVLKAITNQYFTLGLLNGLAIVVLAIIFDRISQSYAKRTLQNLGGH; translated from the coding sequence ATGTCAGACAGTTCATGGCTTTCGGAAATACCGCAGTTAGACCGCCGCCAATTACTTGATATTAGAAAAACATTGGATGGTGCTTATCGCAGTTTTTCGCGTGAATACGGAGATAGTATTGAAGCATTTTTTGATCCTTTACTTACTTTTCTTATTTGGTTTGAAAAATTATTACTTGGCAGCCCTTGGTGGCTGGTGATTGGCGTATTAGCAGTTTTTGCTTATGCCGCTAGTCGTTCTTGGAAATTAACCTTAGGCGTTGTTGTCGCTTTCTTCCTTATCGGTTTCTTTGGCATGTGGGATAACACCATGCGCACCATGAGTATTATTTTGGTCTCGACCTTGCTCGCGGTATTAATCGGTATCCCAATTGGGATTTGGATGTCGCGTTCAGATCGTGTGCAATCAAGCGTTACGCCGATCCTCGATATTATGCAAACCATGCCTGCCTTTGTGTACTTGATCCCTGTGGTGATGTTACTTGGCATCGGTAAAATCCCTGGTGTTATCGCCGTTATTATTTACGCGGTACCGCCTGTTATTCGTCTAACCAATTTAGGTATACGTCTTGTAGACAAAGAAGTATTAGAGGCCGCAACCGCTTATGGTGCTAGCCCGATGCAACGCTTGTTCGGTGTGCAGTTACCACTGGCAATGCCTAATATCATGGCTGGTATCAACCAAACGATTATGATGGCGCTAGCGATGGTTGTGATCGCATCGATGATTGGTGTGAAAGGTTTAGGTCAGCCAGTATTAAAAGCCATTACCAACCAATACTTCACACTGGGTTTATTGAATGGTTTAGCGATTGTTGTTCTTGCTATTATCTTTGACCGTATCTCGCAAAGCTACGCAAAACGTACACTACAAAACTTAGGAGGGCACTAA